One genomic window of Sporosarcina ureae includes the following:
- the comGA gene encoding competence type IV pilus ATPase ComGA — translation MEIEQNPIEKTCLQLLEKAIHSEATDIHFVPTIEGYDVTIRKHSYFSKIGQYPHTLGGRLISFYKFLSSLDISEQRRPQSGSFHRSFLDCNFSFRVSTIPSIQLKESVAIRIQKHDKIVPLNQLCLDPHWTQQLAEAAAYKQGLFLVTGPTGSGKTTTLYSLTSHCVSELKRHVISLEDPVENNHSHLLQIQVNERSGITYSAGLKAILRHSPDVIMIGEIRDAETAKIAVEAALTGHLVLSTIHAKDPVGCLYRLLDLGIHVEELRQTIIAISAQRLITQQSGETAAVFEILQESDLQLATESMVNGLRFTIPVNKKIEVQQALYEKVLYGTD, via the coding sequence ATGGAAATTGAACAGAACCCTATAGAAAAAACGTGTTTACAGTTGCTTGAGAAAGCAATTCATTCTGAAGCGACAGATATTCATTTTGTACCTACGATAGAAGGATATGACGTGACAATTCGCAAGCACTCTTATTTTTCGAAAATCGGTCAATATCCTCATACATTAGGCGGTCGGTTAATTTCATTCTATAAATTTTTATCTTCTTTAGATATTAGTGAACAACGACGCCCGCAAAGTGGTTCCTTCCACCGGTCTTTCTTAGACTGCAACTTCTCTTTTCGCGTCTCGACAATCCCATCTATCCAATTAAAGGAAAGTGTCGCGATCCGCATTCAGAAACACGATAAAATCGTTCCGCTCAACCAGCTATGTCTCGATCCTCACTGGACACAGCAATTGGCTGAAGCTGCTGCTTATAAGCAAGGACTGTTTCTCGTCACCGGACCAACTGGTTCTGGTAAAACGACCACATTATATTCATTGACTTCTCATTGTGTATCCGAACTCAAACGTCATGTTATTTCACTTGAAGATCCTGTAGAGAATAATCATAGTCATCTGCTACAAATTCAAGTGAATGAACGTTCTGGTATTACCTATTCTGCTGGATTAAAAGCGATTTTACGACATTCACCCGATGTCATCATGATTGGTGAAATACGTGATGCTGAGACAGCCAAAATTGCAGTTGAAGCTGCGTTGACAGGACACTTAGTTCTTAGCACAATCCATGCGAAAGATCCTGTGGGTTGCTTGTATCGTTTACTAGACCTCGGTATTCATGTAGAAGAGCTAAGACAGACCATTATCGCGATATCTGCTCAGCGTCTTATTACACAACAGTCGGGAGAGACGGCAGCAGTTTTTGAAATATTGCAGGAGTCGGATCTACAATTAGCTACGGAATCAATGGTGAATGGCCTACGGTTTACGATTCCTGTTAATAAGAAAATCGAAGTGCAGCAAGCTTTGTATGAAAAGGTGCTATATGGAACGGATTAA
- a CDS encoding LacI family DNA-binding transcriptional regulator has translation MRETVTAMDVAKLAGVSQSSVSRVYFEGASVSAKTRKRVLEAAAELGYRPNVYARSLITNQSKIIGLVMKSVHNPFYTHVLKRFSSIFKQQGYSILFVSTNNDEIQEEDVETLLNYNVAGVVVTDATISETVGNEFKKNHIPLVFFNRKPKTEVFHSVSCNNLEAGRSIAYFLIAKGSMELVLITGNEDTSTSIERKKGFCEVLDQQNIVYRTYSSDYTYEGGYNTATTLIEENQLPSAIFVANDIMALGVLDALRKHEIRIPEYTRVVGFDNIGMASWPAYELTTWEQPIEEMIEATVTYLLDEVTSYTGSVQTIEVDGKLIERKTT, from the coding sequence ATGAGAGAAACGGTAACGGCGATGGATGTTGCTAAGCTAGCGGGCGTTTCACAATCGTCGGTTTCAAGAGTATATTTTGAAGGTGCTTCTGTTTCGGCTAAAACTAGAAAACGGGTTCTTGAGGCAGCGGCAGAGCTCGGCTATCGTCCCAACGTATATGCCAGAAGTCTAATAACAAACCAGTCTAAAATTATTGGACTTGTGATGAAAAGTGTTCACAATCCATTCTATACACACGTATTAAAACGATTTAGTTCAATCTTCAAACAGCAAGGTTATAGCATCTTATTTGTCTCCACTAATAATGATGAAATTCAAGAGGAAGATGTGGAAACATTACTTAACTATAATGTAGCGGGCGTAGTTGTAACAGATGCTACGATATCAGAAACAGTTGGAAATGAATTCAAAAAGAATCACATACCTCTTGTTTTTTTTAATAGAAAGCCTAAGACTGAAGTTTTTCATTCAGTAAGTTGCAATAATTTAGAAGCTGGACGCTCTATTGCTTACTTTTTAATTGCAAAAGGGTCCATGGAACTAGTATTGATCACGGGAAATGAAGATACCTCTACAAGTATAGAACGTAAAAAAGGTTTTTGCGAAGTCTTGGATCAGCAAAATATTGTGTATCGCACGTATAGTTCGGACTATACGTATGAAGGGGGATATAACACAGCTACCACTCTGATTGAAGAGAATCAATTACCATCTGCTATATTTGTGGCGAATGATATTATGGCACTAGGAGTATTAGATGCACTTCGCAAACATGAAATCCGAATACCTGAATACACAAGGGTAGTTGGATTTGATAATATCGGTATGGCTTCTTGGCCTGCATACGAATTGACGACATGGGAACAGCCGATTGAAGAAATGATTGAAGCAACCGTAACGTATTTGCTGGATGAAGTGACATCTTATACAGGATCTGTGCAAACGATAGAAGTGGATGGCAAATTGATAGAAAGAAAAACTACATAA
- a CDS encoding DUF2759 family protein, which produces MNLLVIIFGLIAILAVFGTVQAFKERNLLSIVFNVVTVVVIGGFTIATVIYSGYPPQLHK; this is translated from the coding sequence ATGAATTTATTAGTCATCATTTTTGGATTGATTGCAATCTTAGCAGTCTTTGGAACGGTCCAAGCTTTTAAAGAGCGGAATCTGTTAAGTATAGTATTCAATGTGGTAACGGTTGTAGTTATCGGAGGATTTACGATCGCTACTGTCATATATTCTGGATACCCGCCACAACTACACAAATAA
- the comGC gene encoding competence type IV pilus major pilin ComGC, protein MLLKNEKGFTLIEMMIVLLIITVLILIAIPNVTKHSKSIDEKGCEAYVKMVEGQVQAYKMDKKTIPTISSLTTEGYLPAEPACPNGSAISIDMEGKVKAANSGG, encoded by the coding sequence ATGTTGCTGAAGAATGAAAAAGGTTTTACGTTGATTGAAATGATGATCGTGTTGCTAATAATTACTGTTTTAATCTTGATTGCAATCCCGAATGTTACGAAGCATTCTAAATCGATTGATGAAAAGGGCTGTGAAGCGTATGTCAAAATGGTAGAAGGCCAAGTGCAGGCATACAAGATGGATAAAAAAACGATTCCAACGATTTCATCACTAACTACAGAAGGGTATTTACCAGCTGAACCTGCGTGTCCGAATGGCAGTGCAATTTCGATCGATATGGAAGGAAAAGTAAAGGCTGCAAATAGTGGAGGTTAA
- the gcvPA gene encoding aminomethyl-transferring glycine dehydrogenase subunit GcvPA, producing MKHRYLPMTEQDQKDMLETIGVSSIDELFSDIPEKVRFQGEYQIKPAKSETSLLKELGRLAAKNVNAQEYASFLGAGVYDHYRPIIVDHVISRSEFYTAYTPYQPEISQGELQAIFEFQTMICELTGMELANSSMYDGGTALAEAGTLAAGHTRRKKLLVSATVHNESHAVVKSYADGQYIEVVTIPHTNGITDIDKLKELIDDETAAVLVQYPNFYGQVEDLQAISDIAHDNGALSIVSANPLALGLLTPPGALGADITVGDAQPFGIAESFGGPHCGYFAVSKKLMRKVPGRLVGETNDDQGRRGYVLTLQAREQHIRRDKATSNICSNQALNALAASVAMTALGKEGIKEIAYQNIAKTAYAKQAFEKAGFEVKFGPAHFNELVVDCKSPIKDVNKRLLEQGIIGGYDLSLVDESLANHALIAVTEQRTKEEIDAYVQELEAIHA from the coding sequence ATGAAGCATCGTTATCTACCTATGACGGAGCAAGACCAGAAAGATATGCTCGAAACAATCGGCGTTTCTTCCATTGATGAACTTTTCTCGGATATTCCGGAAAAGGTACGTTTTCAAGGCGAATATCAAATTAAACCAGCCAAATCCGAAACATCTCTTCTAAAAGAACTGGGGCGTTTGGCTGCGAAAAATGTCAACGCTCAAGAGTATGCATCGTTCCTAGGAGCGGGAGTTTATGATCACTATCGTCCGATTATCGTAGATCATGTCATTTCACGTTCTGAGTTTTATACAGCGTACACACCATACCAGCCCGAAATTTCACAAGGTGAGTTACAGGCGATTTTCGAATTCCAGACGATGATCTGTGAATTGACAGGGATGGAACTAGCGAACTCTTCCATGTACGACGGAGGAACGGCACTTGCAGAAGCAGGAACACTTGCTGCAGGGCATACGCGCCGTAAGAAGTTACTTGTGTCCGCTACTGTTCACAATGAATCACACGCAGTCGTGAAATCATACGCTGACGGACAATACATTGAAGTCGTAACGATCCCACATACAAACGGTATAACGGATATCGATAAGCTAAAAGAACTGATTGATGATGAGACTGCAGCAGTACTCGTTCAATATCCGAACTTCTACGGACAAGTAGAGGACCTTCAGGCAATCAGCGATATTGCACATGACAATGGTGCACTATCGATCGTCTCAGCAAATCCACTTGCACTGGGGCTATTGACACCGCCTGGAGCGCTTGGAGCGGATATTACAGTTGGAGATGCACAACCATTCGGAATCGCAGAATCATTCGGTGGACCACATTGTGGATATTTCGCAGTATCGAAAAAGTTGATGCGCAAAGTTCCTGGCCGTCTAGTTGGCGAGACGAATGATGATCAAGGGCGTAGAGGATACGTACTGACATTGCAGGCGCGTGAGCAACATATTCGTCGTGACAAAGCAACATCCAATATTTGTTCGAACCAAGCTCTGAACGCTCTTGCGGCATCTGTTGCGATGACAGCTCTTGGTAAGGAAGGAATTAAAGAAATCGCATATCAGAACATCGCGAAAACAGCCTACGCGAAACAAGCATTTGAAAAAGCTGGATTCGAAGTGAAATTTGGTCCTGCGCATTTTAATGAACTTGTAGTGGATTGTAAATCACCTATTAAAGATGTCAATAAACGACTGCTTGAACAAGGAATTATTGGTGGATATGATCTAAGTCTAGTAGATGAAAGTCTAGCGAATCACGCACTGATCGCTGTTACAGAACAACGTACGAAAGAAGAAATCGATGCATACGTGCAAGAACTGGAGGCTATCCATGCATAA
- a CDS encoding shikimate kinase: MKRIYLVGFMGCGKSAIGKRLHTLTGIPFFDMDHEISEQMQMTIPEIFDQYGELYFRQLETEFLEKFPEEFCIVATGGGVAVKEENIQLMRETGIVFFLNASFRDIWRRISTDVNRPIVQQSSRQELEALYKKRKSKYLQSAHFTVETTGKSLTDIAEYIIFQIERYQ, translated from the coding sequence ATGAAAAGGATTTATTTAGTGGGATTCATGGGATGTGGAAAAAGCGCAATCGGTAAACGGCTGCATACGTTAACAGGCATTCCGTTCTTTGATATGGATCATGAAATTTCAGAACAAATGCAAATGACGATTCCTGAGATATTCGATCAGTACGGAGAGTTGTATTTCCGGCAGTTGGAGACGGAATTCCTCGAAAAATTTCCAGAAGAATTTTGTATTGTAGCCACTGGTGGAGGCGTGGCGGTAAAGGAAGAAAATATACAATTGATGCGTGAAACGGGCATCGTATTTTTCCTCAATGCATCATTCCGCGATATTTGGCGCAGAATCTCGACTGATGTCAATCGCCCTATTGTACAACAATCTTCGCGGCAAGAATTAGAAGCGCTCTATAAAAAACGCAAGTCGAAGTATTTACAGTCTGCTCATTTTACTGTGGAGACTACGGGCAAATCTTTAACGGACATTGCAGAATATATTATCTTTCAAATTGAGAGATATCAATAA
- the gcvT gene encoding glycine cleavage system aminomethyltransferase GcvT, whose translation MTNQLLRTPLFESYKEYGGKTIDFGGWELPVQFSSIKAEHEAVRTKAGLFDVSHMGEVFVSGSGALDYLQKLVTNDVSKLTIGQAQYTVMCNEQGGTIDDFLIYKLEEERYLLVVNASNIEKDVAWMEKQQIDNVVIDNQSSNYALLALQGPVAESVLQKLTDESLKEIKFFRFKEHVQVGGEDVLVSRTGYTGENGFEIYGTPEAIQNLWSKILQEGKEDGVVPAGLGARDTLRFEAGLPLYGQELREDISPLEAGLGFVVKVNKEEDFIGKDILVKQKEQGIERKLVGLEMIDKGIPRTGYKVFEGDREIGEVTTGTQSPTLKKNIGFALLSTEFAELGTEVEVEIRAKRLKAKVIATPFYKRS comes from the coding sequence TTGACGAATCAATTATTGCGCACGCCGTTATTTGAAAGTTATAAAGAGTACGGAGGTAAAACAATCGATTTTGGCGGCTGGGAGTTGCCTGTGCAGTTTTCTAGTATTAAAGCAGAACATGAAGCCGTTCGGACAAAAGCAGGTTTGTTTGATGTCTCGCATATGGGAGAAGTGTTTGTTAGTGGTAGCGGAGCACTCGACTATTTGCAGAAGCTCGTGACGAATGACGTATCCAAACTGACGATTGGCCAAGCACAGTATACAGTGATGTGTAATGAGCAAGGTGGAACGATCGATGACTTTTTAATTTATAAATTAGAGGAAGAGCGCTATTTATTGGTGGTCAATGCATCGAATATTGAAAAAGATGTAGCTTGGATGGAAAAACAACAAATTGACAATGTCGTCATTGATAACCAATCTTCCAATTACGCTTTACTTGCACTGCAAGGACCGGTGGCGGAGTCGGTATTACAGAAACTGACGGATGAGTCGCTTAAAGAAATCAAATTTTTCCGTTTTAAAGAACATGTTCAAGTGGGCGGAGAAGATGTACTTGTTTCACGTACGGGTTATACAGGAGAAAATGGGTTTGAAATCTACGGTACACCTGAAGCAATCCAGAACCTGTGGTCAAAAATTTTACAAGAAGGCAAAGAAGACGGTGTGGTACCTGCAGGCCTTGGTGCACGAGACACATTGCGCTTTGAAGCGGGACTCCCTCTTTACGGTCAAGAACTGAGAGAGGATATTTCTCCATTAGAAGCAGGCCTTGGTTTCGTCGTAAAAGTGAATAAAGAAGAGGATTTCATTGGTAAAGATATTCTTGTGAAGCAAAAAGAACAAGGGATAGAACGTAAGCTTGTCGGACTTGAAATGATCGATAAAGGAATTCCGCGTACTGGTTATAAAGTGTTTGAGGGTGACCGTGAGATTGGCGAAGTCACAACTGGTACGCAGTCTCCTACATTGAAAAAGAACATCGGTTTTGCGCTTCTATCTACAGAATTTGCGGAACTTGGCACGGAAGTAGAAGTCGAAATCCGCGCAAAACGTCTGAAAGCAAAAGTCATTGCAACACCTTTCTATAAAAGATCATAA
- the gcvPB gene encoding aminomethyl-transferring glycine dehydrogenase subunit GcvPB has translation MHKDNQSLIFELSQPGRIGYSLPELDVPEVDVTSILSQGVIRTEEAELPEVSELDIMRHYTALSNRNHGVDTGFYPLGSCTMKYNPKINEAVARFPGFARVHPLQDESTVQGALEVVYDLQEHLAEITGMPQVTLQPAAGAHGEWTALMMIRAFHEANGDTQRTKVLVPDSAHGTNPASATVAGFDTVTVKSNEKGLVDLEDLKSKVGPDTAALMLTNPNTLGLFEEDILEMAAVVHGVGGKLYYDGANLNAVMSKARPGDMGFDAVHLNLHKTFTGPHGGGGPGSGPVGVTEELAAFMPKPVVEKVDDRFILNYDVPQSIGRVKPYYGNFGIYLRAYTYIRSMGPDGLKAVTEYAVLNANYMMRRLEPYFDLPYTQHCKHEFVLSGRRQKKLGARTLDMAKRLLDFGYHPPTIYFPLNVEEAMMIEPTETESKETLDNFIEAMIQIAKEVEENPEIVQEAPHTTVIGRLDETKAARKPVLRYIKEQSPIEETVQ, from the coding sequence ATGCATAAGGACAATCAATCACTCATTTTTGAATTATCCCAACCTGGCCGAATCGGTTATAGCTTACCTGAATTAGATGTACCTGAAGTAGATGTTACATCCATTTTATCTCAAGGTGTAATTCGTACGGAAGAAGCAGAACTGCCCGAAGTATCTGAGTTGGACATCATGCGTCACTATACTGCATTGTCCAATCGTAATCACGGTGTCGACACAGGATTCTATCCATTAGGTTCTTGTACGATGAAATACAATCCGAAGATCAACGAAGCAGTAGCACGTTTCCCAGGATTCGCACGCGTTCACCCGCTGCAAGACGAATCTACTGTACAAGGTGCACTTGAAGTAGTGTACGATTTGCAAGAACACTTAGCTGAAATTACGGGTATGCCACAAGTTACATTACAACCTGCAGCAGGCGCGCACGGAGAGTGGACAGCATTGATGATGATTCGTGCTTTCCATGAAGCGAATGGTGATACGCAGCGTACGAAAGTACTTGTACCCGACTCCGCTCATGGAACAAACCCGGCTTCTGCAACGGTTGCTGGCTTTGATACCGTGACAGTGAAGTCGAATGAAAAAGGCTTAGTAGATCTTGAAGATTTGAAATCAAAAGTAGGTCCTGACACGGCAGCGTTGATGTTGACGAATCCGAACACGCTTGGTCTTTTCGAAGAAGATATCTTAGAAATGGCGGCAGTGGTTCATGGAGTGGGCGGAAAGCTGTATTATGACGGAGCGAACTTGAATGCGGTTATGTCTAAAGCACGCCCTGGCGACATGGGCTTTGATGCGGTTCACTTGAACTTGCATAAGACGTTCACAGGCCCTCACGGTGGTGGCGGACCAGGTTCAGGTCCAGTTGGAGTAACGGAGGAATTGGCTGCTTTCATGCCAAAACCTGTTGTTGAAAAAGTAGATGATCGCTTCATATTGAACTATGACGTGCCACAATCCATTGGTCGTGTGAAGCCGTACTACGGAAACTTCGGTATTTATCTACGTGCATATACGTATATTCGTTCAATGGGTCCAGACGGCTTAAAAGCGGTTACAGAATACGCAGTGCTTAATGCCAACTATATGATGCGTCGCCTAGAACCATACTTTGATCTTCCCTATACACAGCACTGTAAACACGAATTTGTTTTATCCGGTCGTCGTCAGAAGAAACTTGGCGCACGTACACTCGATATGGCGAAGCGTTTGCTAGACTTTGGCTATCATCCGCCAACAATCTATTTCCCTTTGAACGTGGAAGAAGCCATGATGATCGAGCCGACAGAAACAGAATCAAAAGAAACGTTGGATAACTTCATTGAAGCGATGATTCAAATCGCCAAAGAAGTAGAAGAAAATCCTGAAATCGTTCAAGAAGCACCACACACAACAGTCATCGGCCGCCTAGATGAAACAAAGGCAGCACGTAAGCCGGTGTTGCGTTATATAAAAGAACAATCACCAATAGAAGAAACGGTACAATAA
- a CDS encoding malate synthase, translating to MNLINEEITHNVFGEGNIVEHEESFITVDFNKDLKRFVYPDAFENFITLNNRSMAESLEKVFVERKAEEKILEKKRKEEKAIQVLEQQRREILKNHKIHESSQIVFWLDKEKQSEVLGDWEISTGSIQSGKNKGLPNPVTRLRPNSAGVLTVRTADQAETERTIIGLFMVGDTFTGSIGEDGLVPTHPEYRIQLTEEEAEKMLFWNYYKNKNYPDRTSWNSGTFRYFDNIWTAQILNDIIALKTDEEQIKEAQEFMSYFCKLNAIDMNNIPEAEGSLR from the coding sequence GTGAATTTAATTAATGAAGAAATTACTCATAACGTGTTTGGTGAGGGAAATATTGTGGAACACGAAGAGTCATTCATCACTGTTGATTTTAATAAGGATCTTAAAAGATTTGTCTATCCCGATGCATTCGAGAATTTTATTACGTTAAACAATCGAAGTATGGCAGAGTCTTTAGAGAAGGTCTTTGTGGAACGAAAAGCAGAAGAAAAAATATTGGAAAAGAAGCGTAAAGAAGAAAAGGCTATCCAGGTGCTTGAGCAGCAGCGTAGAGAAATATTAAAGAACCATAAAATTCATGAAAGTTCACAAATTGTTTTCTGGTTAGATAAAGAAAAACAGTCAGAAGTACTTGGCGACTGGGAGATATCGACTGGAAGTATACAAAGTGGGAAGAATAAAGGATTACCTAACCCGGTGACTCGTTTGCGTCCGAACAGTGCAGGTGTTCTAACTGTTAGAACCGCAGATCAAGCAGAAACTGAAAGAACTATTATTGGTCTCTTCATGGTTGGTGATACGTTTACTGGAAGTATCGGTGAGGATGGTTTGGTGCCTACCCACCCTGAATATAGAATTCAACTTACTGAAGAAGAAGCTGAGAAAATGCTTTTCTGGAATTACTATAAAAATAAGAACTATCCTGATCGTACTTCATGGAATTCAGGTACATTCCGTTATTTTGATAATATTTGGACTGCTCAAATTTTAAACGATATTATTGCATTAAAAACGGATGAAGAGCAAATCAAAGAAGCACAAGAGTTTATGAGCTATTTCTGTAAATTGAACGCTATTGACATGAATAATATTCCGGAAGCAGAAGGCTCTTTACGTTAA
- the comGB gene encoding competence type IV pilus assembly protein ComGB — MERIKFFSPSSNKKIIKPAEFLVRLSVLLQEGYTFHEGLILILPYHTKEYEEKLRQVEEELKMGYGVSHILKSLGFGKSTMLPIVIAEVDGNLIRALKEVADRVNRKTEKQKQVRKLLAYPSVLFSFLLILLVAFRQFFLPNFEALTVMRANDNGGIVHLLPKLVSSIPDLLLSVAIICAVGFLLVRMWLTRLSPSEILRHILKIPGIKTFYGEMKTRDFASELGSLLQSGLSMQSALAVLAEQTEDPILAVITNELSEHVIYGESLHEAIRLTDGLSPRLADFAKHGADTGYLPKELMLYSEHTSEQLEEKVNQWITILQPALFGVLAVCILLSYLSILLPVYKMIDNI, encoded by the coding sequence ATGGAACGGATTAAATTTTTCAGTCCATCCTCCAATAAAAAAATTATAAAGCCAGCGGAGTTTCTAGTACGACTTTCGGTGTTATTACAAGAAGGATATACCTTTCATGAAGGTCTCATTCTAATATTGCCCTATCATACGAAAGAGTATGAGGAAAAACTTCGACAAGTAGAAGAAGAGTTGAAGATGGGGTATGGTGTTTCACATATTTTGAAGAGTTTAGGTTTTGGCAAAAGTACGATGTTGCCGATCGTTATTGCGGAAGTGGATGGCAATTTGATACGCGCCTTGAAAGAAGTAGCGGATCGTGTCAATCGAAAGACGGAGAAGCAAAAACAAGTTCGTAAACTGTTGGCGTACCCAAGTGTCCTGTTTTCCTTCTTATTGATTTTGTTAGTCGCTTTTCGGCAATTTTTCTTACCGAATTTTGAAGCATTGACTGTAATGCGGGCGAATGACAATGGAGGAATCGTTCACTTATTACCAAAACTCGTTTCATCTATACCAGATCTCTTATTGTCCGTGGCTATTATATGTGCTGTTGGTTTTCTTTTAGTTCGAATGTGGTTAACTAGATTGTCCCCGTCTGAAATTTTACGCCATATATTAAAAATACCTGGAATCAAAACATTCTACGGTGAAATGAAAACTAGAGATTTCGCCAGTGAGCTCGGAAGTTTGTTGCAGTCTGGACTTTCTATGCAAAGCGCATTAGCTGTTCTAGCGGAGCAGACAGAGGATCCTATATTAGCGGTCATCACAAACGAATTAAGTGAACATGTCATTTATGGTGAATCATTGCACGAAGCAATCCGTTTAACAGATGGTCTATCGCCACGTCTCGCAGATTTTGCAAAACACGGGGCTGATACGGGATACTTACCGAAAGAACTTATGCTATATAGCGAACATACGAGTGAACAATTGGAGGAGAAGGTTAATCAATGGATAACGATTTTACAGCCTGCCTTATTTGGTGTTTTGGCGGTTTGTATTTTATTGTCCTATTTATCTATTTTATTGCCTGTTTATAAAATGATCGACAACATTTAA
- the comGF gene encoding competence type IV pilus minor pilin ComGF, giving the protein MMQLNEKGYSLVESIIHLLIFMMLIQLTVLFFYWKAPVDNVYHGDLLGEWELFSLELQELLEKVTVVEEVKSTLITFHTQKGSITIQQYDKMLRKVVNGTGHVPLLMNVKSSKFTVKDSELKLAVEMKDGMRKERTFAIGLYQE; this is encoded by the coding sequence ATGATGCAGTTGAATGAAAAGGGATATTCACTAGTTGAGAGTATCATTCATCTACTTATATTCATGATGCTAATTCAATTAACAGTTTTATTTTTCTACTGGAAAGCACCCGTAGATAATGTTTACCACGGAGATCTGCTTGGCGAGTGGGAGTTATTTTCTTTGGAATTACAGGAATTATTGGAAAAAGTAACTGTAGTGGAGGAAGTGAAATCTACGCTCATTACGTTCCATACCCAAAAAGGAAGCATTACTATACAGCAATACGATAAAATGCTTCGTAAGGTTGTGAATGGAACAGGTCATGTCCCTTTGTTGATGAATGTGAAATCCAGTAAATTTACTGTGAAGGATAGCGAATTGAAGCTTGCTGTCGAAATGAAGGATGGTATGCGTAAAGAAAGGACGTTTGCTATTGGATTATATCAAGAATGA
- a CDS encoding MBL fold metallo-hydrolase, translating to MRIHIHPLGPIQTNCYIVEDEKKNCLVFDPGEDGEALLSELRKLSLKPVAILLTHAHFDHIGAVEKIRTAFDIPVYLHVAEKKWLANPELNGSAKYPVLPDVICNPADVLLHDEKHLEVGTFKMETRHVPGHSPGSVCYIFEDEGFAIVGDTLFQGSVGRTDLPGGDTETLLKAIHEQLLTLDDEMLLYPGHGPATTPGVEKDQNPYLHGF from the coding sequence ATGAGGATACATATACATCCATTAGGTCCAATTCAGACAAATTGCTACATAGTGGAAGATGAAAAGAAAAATTGTTTAGTATTCGATCCAGGCGAAGATGGAGAGGCGTTACTATCGGAATTGCGAAAGTTATCTCTGAAGCCTGTTGCCATTTTGCTGACACATGCACACTTTGACCATATCGGGGCAGTAGAAAAGATTCGAACTGCTTTTGATATCCCTGTGTACTTGCATGTGGCGGAAAAGAAATGGCTTGCGAATCCTGAGTTAAATGGTTCAGCCAAATACCCCGTATTGCCTGACGTCATTTGTAACCCTGCTGACGTGCTACTTCATGATGAAAAACATTTGGAAGTGGGGACGTTTAAGATGGAGACGCGTCATGTGCCAGGACACTCGCCAGGAAGCGTTTGTTATATCTTTGAAGATGAAGGATTCGCAATTGTAGGGGATACATTGTTCCAAGGTAGCGTAGGCCGTACCGACTTGCCAGGCGGTGATACGGAAACATTGCTCAAAGCGATTCACGAACAGTTATTGACGCTAGACGACGAGATGTTACTTTATCCCGGACATGGGCCTGCGACAACACCTGGAGTCGAAAAAGACCAAAACCCGTACTTACACGGATTTTGA
- a CDS encoding DUF2626 domain-containing protein yields the protein MDNMFKLLGFWSGIFAVMFYVGNMVPAALLMVAGTIFFVLLGYLKLSERMYVYLFGAYLMIFMVGFSYYSIFIHVPGGGH from the coding sequence ATGGATAATATGTTTAAACTTTTAGGATTCTGGTCAGGTATTTTTGCGGTAATGTTCTATGTTGGGAATATGGTTCCAGCTGCTTTACTTATGGTAGCAGGCACAATTTTCTTTGTTCTACTTGGATACTTGAAGCTTTCAGAGCGTATGTATGTTTACCTATTCGGAGCATACCTGATGATCTTCATGGTTGGTTTTAGTTACTATTCTATTTTCATTCATGTACCTGGTGGAGGACACTAA